The DNA region ACCACCCAGATAAAATCAACGGGGCGTCGCGACGAGAACAGCGCGACCGCCAGCGGCCCGGTAAATTCCAGCGCAACCGCGATCCCCAGCGGAACCGTCTGAATCGACAAATAGAAGAGGTAGTTCATTCCCCCCAGCGACAGGCCGTAAAAAAGCAGCGGCAGGCGCTGCTCTTTGGCAAAACGCAGACGCCAGGGTTTGAAGAAGGTAATAAGGATCAGCGTGCCCAGGGCCAGACGCAGGGCGGTCACGCCGGGCGCGCCCACCAGCGGGAACAGTGATTTTGCCAGCGATGCGCCGCTCTGGATCGAGGCCATGGCGATTAGCAGTACTAAAATGGGCAACCAAACTGGCGTTTTACGTGACGACCCTGGCATCCGTTCTCCCGACAATAACTGTAGATACACGCCATCCAGCAACTTGCCTGATTTGTGTATAGAAAAGTAAAAGAGGCAGTGTAATGGAAATAACCTTCTGCGGTTGAGTCTTCGTTGAAAAAAAATTCCTGGAAAACCGTAAAATGGCGACAAGTTGATGGATTAATACGCTGGCAGATTAGGAATAATCTGGATGAATGTCCTTTATTATGCGCGTAATAATGGGACGAATATCTGGAAAAGTGATGTTAATTGAAAGAGATAGCGGTGCATAGAAATGTTCTGTTACACGAAATGGACCGTTAGACATCACTAATCGCAAAGAGTTTCTCATCAATTTTTGATATATTTAACACTTAGGATTTATTTGAAGCACATTTGAGGTGGTTATGAAAAAAATTGCATGTCTTTCAGCACTGGCCGCTGTTCTGGCTATCTCCGCAGGTTCTGCTGTTGCTGCGACGTCTACCGTTACCGGTGGTTATGCTCAGAGCGATGCTCAGGGCGCGGCGAACAAAATGAACGGTTTCAACCTGAAGTATCGCTATGAGCAGGACAACAACCCGCTGGGCGTGATCGGTTCCTTCACTTACACCGAAAAAGATCGTACTAACGGTGCAGGCGATTACAACAAATCTCAGTACTACGGCATCACTGCGGGTCCGGCTTACCGTCTGAACGACTGGGCAAGCATCTACGGTGTTGTCGGTGTCGGTTACGGTAAATTCCAGGACACCAACTACCCGACGCATAAAGATGATACCAGCGACTATGGTTTCTCTTATGGCGCAGGTCTGCAGTTCAACCCGATCGAAAACGTTGCGCTGGACTTCTCTTACGAGCAGAGCCGTATTCGTAGCGTTGACGTTGGCACCTGGATCGCAGGCGTCGGTTACCGCTTCTAATCACGTCGGTGATATAAAAAATCCGCCTCGAGGGGCGGATTTTTTTTGGCTGTTTTTCTCGACGGTTTAGCGCGATTTGGTACTAAAAATGTCGGTTCCCAGGTGAGTGTAGTCCACCTTCTGCAACTTGAAGTTGGTGATATACACCGGCCCGGCCTTCTGTTCAGAGATAAAACGGTACTTCGTGTTAATCTCTTTCGCGCTGATCCCCGTCCACTGTGAGAAGAAACCGAGGAAATCGTTGGCGGAACGCCGCGCTTTGACGACCTTGTGCACTTTATCATCGCTGGAGAGCACCATAAACGGGACCTGGAAGTTTTGCTGGAACTGGTCATCATGCGCCAGATATTGCACTTCCTTTCCACGCTCTTTAAAGGCGAGACCGTGATCGGAGAAGTACACCAGCGAGAAACTGCCGCCGCTGTTGCGAAGCTGATCGTAGAGTTTTCGCAGCAGGTCGTCGGTCTGGGTCATGGTATAGAGATAGCAGGAGGTCTCTTTCGACTGGACGAACGTGTCGTACTTGCCTTTTGTGCGGTCACACGCCTGCGGATGAGAGCCCATCAGATGCAGTACAATCAGTTGCGGCTGGGTTCGTTCGGTTTCCAGCACCTGCGCGGTCATTTTTAACAGCGCGTCATCCTGAGTGTTTTTGTCCGCTTCGAAGTCGCCGCTTTTCAGAAAATGCACTTCATCCGCCCGCTTCGCGATACTGGCGATGGCGGTGTCATATTCGCCGATTTGTCCCTGATTCGAGAACCACCAGGTCTGGAAACCGGCGCGGTTCGCCAGCGTGACAAAGTTATCCTGATACTGCGGCTTATCGTCGACGACCCGGTTGAGGGTCAGCCCGAGTGATTTTTGCGTTGACCCACTGGCCGCGACGTAGTCGGCAAACAGATAGCCGTTGACGCTGCTGGCAAACGGCGTGTTATCCCAGTGGCCGCCAAACGCTCCCAGCGCATCACGGCGAGCGCTTTCACCGATCACCACCACGTAGGTGTGATACTTCGGCTTCACGGCAGTGACGGTCCAGGTGTCTTTCATGCTGGCGAATTTCGCCATGCGTTCCTGCTCGTCAATCACTTCCTTGTTATTGACGATGACGTCTTTGGCGAAGCGGAACACCGGGTAGCCGGTGTCCTTCAATTTAAATACGCCGCCCCAGGCCAGGTTCTGCACGGGGGTGACAAAAAAAGCGACGACGCTGAACAGCAGGCACAGGCTGTCATATTTATTCCAGCGCTTTTTCTCTTCGCCGGGTTTGCGCCGCACGGCAATCACGCCAAGGGCAAAGATAAACACGCCCATCAGGTAATTGTACCAGGGGAAAATCGTCAGGATTTCCGTGGACTCTTCCATGTTGGTTGAGTGCAGCGCCAGCAGCGTATTAAAGTTTGGCGACCCGTAGGCCTGACCGAAAGGAAAGTAGAAGGCGGCGACAAGCGAGCAAACGCCGATCAGAACCTTTTGCGCTTTCGGCGCACTTCGCCAGAGCAGCTGCAATATGCAGGTAAAGGCAATGGTATACAGCAGACTAAACGGATAGCCCAGCGCCAGATTGATTAGCAGGGACTGCAAAACATAAAAGCCAGTCCACG from Citrobacter amalonaticus Y19 includes:
- a CDS encoding phosphoethanolamine transferase gives rise to the protein MNLTLKDSLLARSRALSPWTGFYVLQSLLINLALGYPFSLLYTIAFTCILQLLWRSAPKAQKVLIGVCSLVAAFYFPFGQAYGSPNFNTLLALHSTNMEESTEILTIFPWYNYLMGVFIFALGVIAVRRKPGEEKKRWNKYDSLCLLFSVVAFFVTPVQNLAWGGVFKLKDTGYPVFRFAKDVIVNNKEVIDEQERMAKFASMKDTWTVTAVKPKYHTYVVVIGESARRDALGAFGGHWDNTPFASSVNGYLFADYVAASGSTQKSLGLTLNRVVDDKPQYQDNFVTLANRAGFQTWWFSNQGQIGEYDTAIASIAKRADEVHFLKSGDFEADKNTQDDALLKMTAQVLETERTQPQLIVLHLMGSHPQACDRTKGKYDTFVQSKETSCYLYTMTQTDDLLRKLYDQLRNSGGSFSLVYFSDHGLAFKERGKEVQYLAHDDQFQQNFQVPFMVLSSDDKVHKVVKARRSANDFLGFFSQWTGISAKEINTKYRFISEQKAGPVYITNFKLQKVDYTHLGTDIFSTKSR
- the ompX gene encoding outer membrane protein OmpX, whose product is MKKIACLSALAAVLAISAGSAVAATSTVTGGYAQSDAQGAANKMNGFNLKYRYEQDNNPLGVIGSFTYTEKDRTNGAGDYNKSQYYGITAGPAYRLNDWASIYGVVGVGYGKFQDTNYPTHKDDTSDYGFSYGAGLQFNPIENVALDFSYEQSRIRSVDVGTWIAGVGYRF